The following are from one region of the Silene latifolia isolate original U9 population chromosome 9, ASM4854445v1, whole genome shotgun sequence genome:
- the LOC141602023 gene encoding uncharacterized protein LOC141602023 yields MQDLAQTTALEIQFTINGTEYEMGYNLSDGTYPEWAAFVKNFAHPRDPKRLLFKERQENARKDAERAFGVLKSFFIIVLGPTRSWHKRRLHDIMDTCIILHNMIVEDKRHTYSRNISQDDFSSTIVNDFEQEHDLDFEIYLARDAII; encoded by the coding sequence TCAATTTACAATAAATGGTACTGAATATGAGATGGGGTATAATCTCAGCGATGGTACATACCCTGAGTGGGCAGCTTTTGTCAAGAACTTTGCACACCCCCGAGACCCAAAAAGGCTTTTATTTAAAGAAAgacaagaaaatgcaagaaaagaTGCAGAACGAGCATTTGGAGTACTAAAATCTTTTTTCATTATAGTTCTTGGACCAACGCGTTCTTGGCATAAGAGGAGGCTTCATGACATCATGGATACATGCATAATACTTCACAATATGATTGTCGAAGATAAGCGTCACACTTATAGTAGAAACATTTCTCAAGATGATTTTTCTTCAACTATTGTTAATGATTTTGAACAAGAACATGACCTAGATTTTGAAATATATCTTGCTAGGGATGCGATAATCTGA